The genomic stretch tcaacATGCTAAACTTATATTTATAGTCGACTTAAAGTGAATAAAGTCTTTGATAAACATGAGTCTTGGATCATTATCCAAATCACCCTATACCGACTCTACTTGACATTATGTATTATATAAATAGCTTAATTATTCCATTTCTAATATTAAGCTGATAAGATTTCACCTCAATTTGAAACCAGaattaatgcattttttatatctttttttctttttttgagataaaagatgGCATGGGTCGATTAAGATGGATTTCAAACTCGAGGTAAACTTTGCAAGATGAAACGGTATTGATCGTGAAATGAAGGGAGATTCTCATGGACACGCATGTTAGGCACGGATATCGAACTTATGCGGACAAAGCGACCGGAAGTACATGGCTAATGCAATTCCGGTTGGCAGGAGCTCAAGAATAACTTGGATCAGTGTATTTTCACACGATTTATTAGGCGATTTCTTGACCTAACCGTTAAAGCATCTTAATTCTTAAGAATTGAGATATCTCTGAACTGAAAGTGACAACGTGTAAAGAGAAAGAAGTCCCCCTTCTGCCGAAATCCAGGTGGCACGAACGTGTGCTTAGACTGGAGACAGGTTATAATAACAACAGCGTTAGAAATACCTTAATTTCTAATATTACAGTGGCATGAGAAATGGGCTGCAAGATTGTGGGAAAGGGAAGGAAAGAATGACCCTTTTACCAGTTAATTAGGTGAAATCAAGATGGCATTCGCACAAGAAGTAACAATGGAATGTTTTTCTATAACAAATTAATGGCATTTCTTTTAAACCGGTTAATTTTAGTAGTAAAATaactgaaattttaatttttttaaaataaaatttttaaattttacccttttaatttttttttcttgccccTCCCTGACTATTTCTGTGGATATTAGCTCTTAATTTGGCAATGGTGAAAGCTAAACTAAAAACAAAGAGGTAATTATAACTTTTGCGAGCATACTGACCAAACATTCTATATTTACTATTAGAAATGATTTGCTATTGCCATGATGTTTAAAACAAACTTGCTAATGTCTTCGAAAGTTTGGTTTGCAGACATAAGAAATTGAATATTTGGTCAAGGGCTGAactctaatttaaatttaaaaaacataagtcCAAGAGGGAGGGTCTAACGGCTACTTGCTAATTCCTCGATAATAAATCCAAAATGCAACCGACCATGCCATCTTTAGACAGCTTGGCTCTCCACCACCTACGTCATCTTTCTGCACTTCATTACCTTTTTGGTACCCTTAAAGGCTCCCTCCCTGGCTCATGAATCGAAACCTTGAACCCTTACCAGAACCCTTTCTGCAGCTCAAAAAGACTGAAGTTTCTCTCTTACTTCAATCCCAAAAATGCCCAGAAAGCGACTGTCCATTTTCCACAAGGTTTCAAATCTTTTTAGAACCTCCGTTGTTGTTGCCAAAATGAGGAAACCCATCATTTCAAAGCTCATTTTCCtcaagaaatcaagaaagcTGAAAAGGTTCAAGCCGCTCAAGCATTACAACTACGGATTTCTTGAGGAATATGAGTTCTCTCCTTCAAGCACTCCTCTCATTCATTACCGCGGGAAACAGTACAAAAGTACTAGAAGCTACAGGGATAACTTATATTCCATGTTCTTCCACTGTAGATGTTTGGGTGGCTTGAAAGCTGGAGTAGGAGAAGTACTAGAGTATAGATTGTCGATGGATACTCTAACTGCTACAGTTGCTAATGGGGAATGTTTGGAGCCGTCGTATTTGGTAGACGAGGAAGATTCGGTTGATCAGAGGGCCGAGAGGTTCATTGAAAGGTTCTATCAAGAAATCAGATTGCAGAGGCAGGAATTAATTTAGCAATTACATGAATTTGTGTTGGGAATTTAGTAGAATTGTGTAGAGATTTTTATCTTAATctcttaatttgatttgatggtATCGTTTAATGTTATTGTTCTCCACGTGAATTTTTGAGACTGGAGATGTGCATTTTTTGGGTTCTCATTTGATTGTCAAGTGTTACCATGTCTAGCTAAGGTTTTTAATCTTTGCGTCTGTGAGTGTTTCTTAAGGAATTTGgttcaaataatattatcatttcatcttttatttatttatttacctcATCAACCTCCATCCTTAAATTTTCCTATTTCATTatctacaatatatatatatatatataacggaATTTCCTTGctcaaggaaaagagaaaatatttcttGACTTTGCAAATTGTGTTTTCGGAATGACAAATTATTTGGTGCACAGTTCAATGTTTGTAAAGTCCCAACGAGGTGAGGAGCGTTTACCAGACAATGCCTTCGTGAGTGTAAGACTTTATGGTACTTAAAAGAGTACTtcgtattaattattttttataatttacttttaaaaaaaaaacctacacaaaaagaagataatataaaatttatatcttattaaaaattataagaatatctgaatttaagattatttttttcctaattgtatctaataaaatataatgataacaAGGAGAGCGcgtaacatgatatttttacttaggcttataaaaatgttttgtgCTTGAGGCTTATTTAGAGAACATAAAATTCtagtacaaaaaaataatgataaaaaggagaaagagcgtaacatcatatttttttttatgaacttttcTTCCTTTGAATGTTATTTTCAGGTTATTGTATTTAAGATTTTCTTACTAACTCTAAAACAGAAGAAGGATTGGAAATTTTACTCAAAGCACGATTTACATCTTAAttcgttatttatttattttcctttccttttcaagtttctattttttcaatcttCCAATACTACATGAACATGGAAGAAATCAAGTAAAAGTTTTGCTTAACAAATTTATAGAAGTACCATGATTGATTTCTTCATTATATTGCAATACTATAAAGTATTGTTTAGTTACAAGAAATGAAATCTGGGAATGAgaatacaaattttattttcactgcAAATATTTAACCGAAATGAATGAAATAAGAACGAGTACAGAGaatgaaaataagaatatataatttcatcactaTCAGGAGCAGTAgggataaaaataagaaaaaagagaataatttttaaaatattataatatttatattcatcatatattaacaatttttatcactattatcatcttaatattagtaacagtgatatatattttttttaaataatcgcACCATGTCCTAGGATGGtgatatcaatttatttataatatattattagtaTTGCTATATATTATCactctcttatcatttttttctttcaccatTATTACcattataattacttttattatcTTTACCGCTAATActattattgaagaaaatattttttatttttatttaaaaaacaagacattaaaaattttaaaaaattattctgattttttgttgttatttaaaacaagacattgcaattaaaatatgattttgatttttccatttcaatttcTGCATTCTCATTTCCAACCTATCCAATCAAATGACAGATAAAAGCCAAAAAGCAACGTTTGTTTTGTAATAAGATAGGCGAAATAAGATTTTAAGCCATCGACACCCGTATCAAACGAATCTACTGGAGCGGTGCGTGCAGAGTTATGGGCTTTTTGTTTGGGCTAGAAATGGCTTGGTCCGAGGGATTGGACATGTCCAAAGCAGCTCGGAATCTGATCAGGAGAGTGGCAGAGACAGCACACAGATATTCTCAAGAGAATCAGATGTCTGATGGAAAGGGAGTGCTTTGTTTGTCAACACCAGTCATGTATATAGAGAAGGAAGTGCCTGTGCAGACAGGTTAGCTAGTAGGAGAAATAGTCTTTTGTTGTTGCAGACGAGCTTGtatcttttcttccaaaaacaATCCTGCCTCGCGTCTCTTTcttgttagaaaaagaaaaagaaaaggaaaaagctagCTTTTT from Populus alba chromosome 8, ASM523922v2, whole genome shotgun sequence encodes the following:
- the LOC118039905 gene encoding uncharacterized protein, with translation MPRKRLSIFHKVSNLFRTSVVVAKMRKPIISKLIFLKKSRKLKRFKPLKHYNYGFLEEYEFSPSSTPLIHYRGKQYKSTRSYRDNLYSMFFHCRCLGGLKAGVGEVLEYRLSMDTLTATVANGECLEPSYLVDEEDSVDQRAERFIERFYQEIRLQRQELI